A single window of Melospiza georgiana isolate bMelGeo1 chromosome 6, bMelGeo1.pri, whole genome shotgun sequence DNA harbors:
- the ZC3H14 gene encoding zinc finger CCCH domain-containing protein 14 isoform X1: MEIGTEISRKIRGAIKGKLQELGAYVDEELPDYIMVMVANKKSQEQMTEDLSLFLGNNTVRFTVWLHGVLDKLRSVTTEPTSVKSSESNIFESNLPPSKSSSCVSDERRREDILPPLAVSSTRTERNDSRVSTSSQEQRNTASRQSCEDGSASRLTSTVKPLRELSPSEAVIDIKPEPDDLIDEDLNFVQENPLSRKKPIVTVTYGSSRPSAEIYRPPAVRSADGNVHVPRLSQQGSLQGSRQLDTQGCRSLETGQLCNPEAFGSLAEGHRPTSKLGADKVGSEEENSRKRRLPVVSSVVKVKKFCNDGEDEEEEEDYGLRTGSISSSVSVPAKPERRPSLPPSKQANKNLILKAISEAQESVTKTTNYSTVPQKQTVPVAPRTRISPEESQLEVIHVQSRLPVLSSQLQVEESKEQTVEDIQGIEQKELSCRLQIDPMIEDALQVSQDYCDPESLVHSDTRSFILKKPRLSEEMVPQNQQLGKKGTEAVRVHSARLIQTRDQLAQPEKPASPKFIVTLDGVPSPPGYLSDQEEEEMCLMEGLRPVTQHMCAGKGLKGLRAQQMQIVTRQLENCDVEMEDLSMLQKQEKVLERCKYWPACKNGDECVYHHPTLPCKVFPNCKFADKCLFIHPNCKYDAKCTKPDCPYTHASRRPPHPSPKPAPLPTLSVPSSSPLCKFFPACKKMECPFYHPKHCRFNTQCTRPDCTFYHPTVAVPPRHALKWTRTQASE; this comes from the exons ATGGAGATCGGCACCGAGATCAGCCGCAAGATCCGG gGTGCTATAAAAGGAAAGTTACAGGAGCTGGGGGCTTATGTTG ATGAAGAGCTCCCTGATTATATCATGGTTATGGTGGCCAATAAGAAGAGTCAAGAGCAGATGACAGAAgacctttcccttttccttggaaacaaTACTGTCAGGTTTACTGTCTG GCTCCATGGTGTTTTGGATAAGCTGCGATCTGTGACTACTG AACCAACCAGTGTAAAATCTTCAGAATCGAATATCTTTGAGAGCAACTTGCCTCCCAGCAAAAGCAGCTCATGTGTGAGTGATGAGAGGAGGCGGGAGGATATCTTGCCCCCTCTTGCAGTGTCAAGCACTCGGACTGAAAGAAATGACTCCAGAGTTTCAACCAGCTCACAGGAGCAGAGGAACACTGCTTCCAG GCAGTCTTGTGAAGATGGTTCTGCATCCCGCTTAACGTCTACGGTCAAGCCTCTGAGGGAATTGTCACCTTCTGAAGCTGTAATTGACATTAAACCTGAACCAGATGATCTAATTGATGAAGACCTAAACTTTGTGCAGGAGAATCCTTTGTCAAGGAAGAAACCCATTGTGACTGTAACTTACGGTTCCTCTCGTCCCTCGGCCGAGATCTACCGGCCCCCAGCTGTCAGGAGTGCAGATGGAAACGTTCACGTGCCCAGATTgtctcagcagggcagcctgcagGGGAGCCGCCAGTTAgacacacagggctgcaggTCTCTGGAAACAGGCCAGctctgcaatccagaagcaTTTGGCAGCTTAGCAGAAGGTCACAGACCCACCTCCAAACTCGGTGCTGATAAAGTGGGCAGTGAG GAGGAAAACTCCAGGAAGAGACGGCTGCCTGTTGTAAGCTCGGTGGTCAAAGTGAAAAAGTTCTGTAATGATGGAgaagatgaagaggaagaggaagactATGGATTGCGAACAGGAAGCATCTCCAGcagtgtgtctgtgcctgcaaagCCAGAAAGAAG aCCTTCACTGCCACCTTCAAAACAGGCCAATAAGAACTTAATACTGAAAGCAATCTCTGAAGCACAGGAATCGGTTACAAAAACAACCAATTATTCCACTG TTCCACAGAAACAAACTGTTCCAGTTGCACCAAGAACTCGAATTAGCCCAGAAGAATCCCAGTTAGAAGTAATTCATGTGCAAAGCAGACTGCCTGTTCTGAGTTCTCAGCTTCAAGTAGAAGAGTCAAAGGAGCAGACAGTTGAAGATATTCAAG gaattgAACAAAAGGAGCTCTCTTGTCGGCTTCAGATTGATCCTATGATTGAAGATGCCTTGCAAGTGTCTCAGG ATTACTGTGACCCAGAGTCTCTGGTGCACTCAGATACTCGCTCGTTCATCCTGAAGAAGCCCAGGCTGTCGGAGGAGATGGTGCCACAGaatcagcagctggggaagaagGGCACAGAGGCCGTGCGAGTTCACTCAGCACGTCTCATACAGACACG AGACCAGCTTGCACAGCCAGAGAAACCTGCTAGTCCCAAGTTCATTGTGACACTGGATGGTGTGCCCAGTCCACCAGGATACCTCTCTGatcaggaggaggaagagatgTGTCTAATGGAAGGATTGAGGCCGGTTACCCAGCACATGTGTGCTGGCAAAGGATTGAAAGGTCTTCGAGCACAGCAGATGCAGATTGTAACCAGGCAGCTGGAGAACTGTGATG TGGAAATGGAAGACTTAAGTATGCTACAAAAGCAGGAGAAGGTGCTGGAGCGCTGCAAGTACTGGCCTGCCTGTAAAAATGGGGATGAATGTGTGTACCATCACCCCACACTACCTTGCAA aGTTTTTCCTAActgcaaatttgctgataaATGTCTGTTCATCCATCCAAACTGTAAATACGATGCAAAGTGCACTAAACCAGACTGTCCTTACACTCACGCCAGTCGACGACCCCCCCATCCATCTCCTAAACCAG CACCCCTGCCCACACTGTCCGTACCCTCCAGCAGTCCGCTGTGCAAGTTTTTTCCAGCTTGTAAGAAAATGGAATGTCCATTTTACCACCCAAAA CATTGTAGGTTTAATACACAGTGTACAAGACCAGACTGCACTTTCTACCATCCCACTGTTGCTGTACCTCCACGCCACGCCTTGAAATGGACTCGAACTCAAGCCAG tgaATGA
- the ZC3H14 gene encoding zinc finger CCCH domain-containing protein 14 isoform X2 → MVMVANKKSQEQMTEDLSLFLGNNTVRFTVWLHGVLDKLRSVTTEPTSVKSSESNIFESNLPPSKSSSCVSDERRREDILPPLAVSSTRTERNDSRVSTSSQEQRNTASRQSCEDGSASRLTSTVKPLRELSPSEAVIDIKPEPDDLIDEDLNFVQENPLSRKKPIVTVTYGSSRPSAEIYRPPAVRSADGNVHVPRLSQQGSLQGSRQLDTQGCRSLETGQLCNPEAFGSLAEGHRPTSKLGADKVGSEEENSRKRRLPVVSSVVKVKKFCNDGEDEEEEEDYGLRTGSISSSVSVPAKPERRPSLPPSKQANKNLILKAISEAQESVTKTTNYSTVPQKQTVPVAPRTRISPEESQLEVIHVQSRLPVLSSQLQVEESKEQTVEDIQGIEQKELSCRLQIDPMIEDALQVSQDYCDPESLVHSDTRSFILKKPRLSEEMVPQNQQLGKKGTEAVRVHSARLIQTRDQLAQPEKPASPKFIVTLDGVPSPPGYLSDQEEEEMCLMEGLRPVTQHMCAGKGLKGLRAQQMQIVTRQLENCDVEMEDLSMLQKQEKVLERCKYWPACKNGDECVYHHPTLPCKVFPNCKFADKCLFIHPNCKYDAKCTKPDCPYTHASRRPPHPSPKPAPLPTLSVPSSSPLCKFFPACKKMECPFYHPKHCRFNTQCTRPDCTFYHPTVAVPPRHALKWTRTQASE, encoded by the exons ATGGTTATGGTGGCCAATAAGAAGAGTCAAGAGCAGATGACAGAAgacctttcccttttccttggaaacaaTACTGTCAGGTTTACTGTCTG GCTCCATGGTGTTTTGGATAAGCTGCGATCTGTGACTACTG AACCAACCAGTGTAAAATCTTCAGAATCGAATATCTTTGAGAGCAACTTGCCTCCCAGCAAAAGCAGCTCATGTGTGAGTGATGAGAGGAGGCGGGAGGATATCTTGCCCCCTCTTGCAGTGTCAAGCACTCGGACTGAAAGAAATGACTCCAGAGTTTCAACCAGCTCACAGGAGCAGAGGAACACTGCTTCCAG GCAGTCTTGTGAAGATGGTTCTGCATCCCGCTTAACGTCTACGGTCAAGCCTCTGAGGGAATTGTCACCTTCTGAAGCTGTAATTGACATTAAACCTGAACCAGATGATCTAATTGATGAAGACCTAAACTTTGTGCAGGAGAATCCTTTGTCAAGGAAGAAACCCATTGTGACTGTAACTTACGGTTCCTCTCGTCCCTCGGCCGAGATCTACCGGCCCCCAGCTGTCAGGAGTGCAGATGGAAACGTTCACGTGCCCAGATTgtctcagcagggcagcctgcagGGGAGCCGCCAGTTAgacacacagggctgcaggTCTCTGGAAACAGGCCAGctctgcaatccagaagcaTTTGGCAGCTTAGCAGAAGGTCACAGACCCACCTCCAAACTCGGTGCTGATAAAGTGGGCAGTGAG GAGGAAAACTCCAGGAAGAGACGGCTGCCTGTTGTAAGCTCGGTGGTCAAAGTGAAAAAGTTCTGTAATGATGGAgaagatgaagaggaagaggaagactATGGATTGCGAACAGGAAGCATCTCCAGcagtgtgtctgtgcctgcaaagCCAGAAAGAAG aCCTTCACTGCCACCTTCAAAACAGGCCAATAAGAACTTAATACTGAAAGCAATCTCTGAAGCACAGGAATCGGTTACAAAAACAACCAATTATTCCACTG TTCCACAGAAACAAACTGTTCCAGTTGCACCAAGAACTCGAATTAGCCCAGAAGAATCCCAGTTAGAAGTAATTCATGTGCAAAGCAGACTGCCTGTTCTGAGTTCTCAGCTTCAAGTAGAAGAGTCAAAGGAGCAGACAGTTGAAGATATTCAAG gaattgAACAAAAGGAGCTCTCTTGTCGGCTTCAGATTGATCCTATGATTGAAGATGCCTTGCAAGTGTCTCAGG ATTACTGTGACCCAGAGTCTCTGGTGCACTCAGATACTCGCTCGTTCATCCTGAAGAAGCCCAGGCTGTCGGAGGAGATGGTGCCACAGaatcagcagctggggaagaagGGCACAGAGGCCGTGCGAGTTCACTCAGCACGTCTCATACAGACACG AGACCAGCTTGCACAGCCAGAGAAACCTGCTAGTCCCAAGTTCATTGTGACACTGGATGGTGTGCCCAGTCCACCAGGATACCTCTCTGatcaggaggaggaagagatgTGTCTAATGGAAGGATTGAGGCCGGTTACCCAGCACATGTGTGCTGGCAAAGGATTGAAAGGTCTTCGAGCACAGCAGATGCAGATTGTAACCAGGCAGCTGGAGAACTGTGATG TGGAAATGGAAGACTTAAGTATGCTACAAAAGCAGGAGAAGGTGCTGGAGCGCTGCAAGTACTGGCCTGCCTGTAAAAATGGGGATGAATGTGTGTACCATCACCCCACACTACCTTGCAA aGTTTTTCCTAActgcaaatttgctgataaATGTCTGTTCATCCATCCAAACTGTAAATACGATGCAAAGTGCACTAAACCAGACTGTCCTTACACTCACGCCAGTCGACGACCCCCCCATCCATCTCCTAAACCAG CACCCCTGCCCACACTGTCCGTACCCTCCAGCAGTCCGCTGTGCAAGTTTTTTCCAGCTTGTAAGAAAATGGAATGTCCATTTTACCACCCAAAA CATTGTAGGTTTAATACACAGTGTACAAGACCAGACTGCACTTTCTACCATCCCACTGTTGCTGTACCTCCACGCCACGCCTTGAAATGGACTCGAACTCAAGCCAG tgaATGA